In Anaerolineales bacterium, one DNA window encodes the following:
- the rsmG gene encoding 16S rRNA (guanine(527)-N(7))-methyltransferase RsmG, whose product MDSLINDAISLFHVHLTARQVMALINYERELVEWNQKFNLTAIRDVESIRTKHFLDSYSCVLAWKGTPPHRLVDVGTGAGFPGIPLKIIYPTMRVTLVESVGKKAMFCQHIVSKLGLEDVDVIHARAETLGQDPNHRETYDYAVARAVANLNILSEYLLPLVKVGGSVLAQKGESGPAEAQSAEKAMKLLGGKLKQLIPVHLPGVADDRYLVLVDKVAATPPKYPRKAGIPMKTPL is encoded by the coding sequence ATGGATTCATTAATCAACGACGCGATTTCGCTCTTCCATGTTCACCTCACGGCGCGGCAGGTGATGGCGCTCATCAACTACGAGCGCGAACTGGTGGAGTGGAATCAAAAATTTAACCTGACCGCCATTCGGGATGTGGAATCCATCCGCACCAAGCACTTTCTGGATTCATATTCCTGCGTGCTGGCATGGAAGGGGACTCCCCCGCATCGCCTCGTGGACGTGGGAACCGGCGCCGGTTTCCCGGGCATTCCCCTGAAAATAATCTATCCCACCATGCGCGTCACGCTGGTGGAATCGGTCGGCAAGAAAGCCATGTTCTGCCAGCACATCGTCAGCAAGCTCGGCCTGGAGGATGTGGATGTCATCCACGCCCGCGCCGAAACCCTGGGACAGGACCCCAACCACCGCGAAACGTATGATTATGCCGTGGCCCGCGCGGTCGCCAACCTCAACATCCTGAGCGAGTACCTGCTCCCGCTCGTCAAGGTCGGCGGGAGCGTGCTCGCCCAAAAAGGCGAAAGCGGACCCGCGGAGGCGCAGTCCGCTGAAAAAGCGATGAAATTATTGGGGGGAAAATTGAAGCAGTTGATCCCCGTTCATTTGCCCGGTGTCGCCGATGACCGCTACCTTGTGCTGGTGGACAAGGTCGCCGCCACCCCGCCGAAATATCCACGCAAGGCGGGCATTCCGATGAAGACGCCGTTGTAG